The following are encoded together in the Theileria orientalis strain Shintoku DNA, chromosome 1, complete genome genome:
- a CDS encoding ribonuclease P subunit yields the protein MVKRKRSSSGSGSDARSADQSKGDRSLYQPLYDPPRALKHSDALTLLAKRSGEFLSLWKARVEGKVLHLNNPPPEQTSLLLDVNQVDYTVRVPCSKFSGLSNTTAKRLGLFRVRRVPYEHALEFNSLWLEYARKVLGSPKTHLNASKLVAMLDLQGSLVEVVRSNCASYVGTVGVILRETQNGFDIVDSTSRVKFILKNSSVFRLDYGDWSFFIFGRHITASPAARSKSKLKPKGFL from the exons atgGTTAAGAGGAAGCGGAGCAGCAGCGGCTCCGGGTCTGACGCTCGGAGCGCCGATCAGTCCAAGGGGGACCGGTCTCTCTACCAGCCCCTCTACGACCCTCCCAGGGCCCTCAAACACTCGGATGCCCTGACTCTCTTGGCCAAGAGGTCCGGCGAGTTTCTCAGTCTGTGGAAGGCGCGCGTCGAGGGCAAGGTTTTGCACTTGAACAACCCTCCACCCGAGCAGACCAGCCTTCTGCTCGACGTAAACCAGGTCGACTACACCGTCCGCGTTCCTTGCAGCAAATTCAGCGGCCTTAGCAACACCACTGCCAAGAGGCTCGGCCTTTTCCGCGTTCGCCGTGTTCCCTACGAGCATGCTCTCGAGTTCAACTCTCTCTGGCTCGAGTACGCTCGCAAGGTTCTCGGCTCCCCCAAAACTCACCTAAACGCCTCGAAACTCGTCGCCATGCTTGATCTTCAGGGTTCTCTGGTCGAGGTCGTCCGATCCAACTGCGCCAGTTACGTTGGCACTGTCGGTGTCATTCTTCGTGAAACTCAGAac GGCTTCGACATCGTCGATTCCACTTCTAGGGTcaagtttattttaaagaactCCAGTGTGTTTCGTTTAGACTACGGCGACTGgtccttcttcatcttcggTCGACACATCACAGCTTCTCCTGCCGCTCGCAGCAAGAGCAAGTTGAAACCCAAGGGTTTCCTTTGA